One window of the candidate division KSB1 bacterium genome contains the following:
- a CDS encoding ROK family transcriptional regulator, with amino-acid sequence MTSMLESKLAGLNEIRVLRTIFEAGPISRAKVARRLNLSRAAVTLITQKLVKHGLLTTVGKGASTERGGRREVLLAISPRAGFILAAQLERNFFRFGLLDSNARHLDQETQHYALGTPPAQVLDRLIKGMQRMLRSHRVPADRILGMGVGLPGILDYEQGCLREAYTLQGWQDFPVQRHLSEALAVPVHLENDVKAVTLGEFQFGTGRLVRDLICLWVEDGIGAGIIVNGQLLRGATSSAGEIGYNELPLNQAGGRSLLITPQQHDWGDILSHSNLKEAVARGREDGWATSLPANCEVADIIAAAESGDPLALHLLKDFGRLLGTVCVNLIYAFNPPLMILHGPLFYRSSLVADEVRAHAVRGLLRSPVEAVDIRTGMLGENAVLVGAATLVLENLFKNSPHHAALRSVPASAR; translated from the coding sequence ATGACTTCCATGCTGGAAAGCAAACTCGCCGGGTTGAACGAGATCCGGGTGTTGCGCACGATCTTTGAAGCCGGCCCGATATCGCGGGCCAAGGTGGCGCGGCGCTTGAATCTCTCGCGTGCTGCAGTGACACTCATCACACAAAAGCTGGTAAAGCACGGCCTGTTGACCACGGTGGGCAAGGGCGCCTCCACCGAACGCGGCGGTCGCCGCGAGGTGTTGCTCGCCATCAGCCCGCGCGCCGGTTTCATCCTGGCGGCGCAGCTCGAACGCAATTTTTTCCGCTTCGGATTGCTGGACAGCAACGCACGCCACCTCGATCAGGAAACGCAACATTATGCCCTGGGCACGCCGCCGGCACAAGTGCTCGACCGCCTGATCAAGGGCATGCAGCGCATGCTGCGCAGCCACCGGGTGCCCGCCGATCGCATTCTCGGCATGGGCGTGGGCTTGCCCGGCATTTTAGATTATGAACAGGGTTGTTTGCGGGAGGCTTACACGCTGCAGGGCTGGCAGGATTTCCCCGTGCAGCGCCATCTGAGCGAAGCGCTTGCCGTGCCGGTGCATCTCGAAAACGATGTGAAGGCTGTGACGCTGGGGGAATTCCAGTTCGGCACCGGCCGCCTGGTGCGCGATTTGATTTGCCTGTGGGTGGAAGATGGCATTGGCGCCGGCATCATCGTCAACGGCCAGTTGCTGCGCGGTGCCACCTCCAGCGCCGGCGAGATCGGCTACAACGAGCTGCCGCTCAACCAGGCGGGCGGGCGCTCCCTGCTGATCACGCCGCAACAGCACGACTGGGGCGATATCCTCTCGCATTCCAATTTGAAGGAGGCGGTGGCGCGCGGCCGTGAAGACGGCTGGGCCACCAGTCTGCCGGCGAATTGTGAAGTCGCCGACATCATCGCCGCCGCAGAATCTGGCGATCCCCTGGCCTTGCACCTGCTCAAGGACTTCGGCCGGCTGCTCGGCACGGTGTGTGTGAATCTCATCTATGCTTTCAACCCGCCGTTGATGATTCTCCACGGGCCGCTGTTCTATCGCAGCTCACTGGTGGCGGATGAAGTGCGCGCCCATGCCGTTCGTGGCCTGTTGCGCTCGCCGGTGGAGGCGGTGGATATTCGCACCGGCATGCTGGGTGAAAATGCCGTGCTGGTGGGTGCCGCCACACTGGTGCTCGAAAATCTCTTCAAAAACTCCCCCCATCACGCCGCCCTGCGTTCGGTTCCCGCCAGCGCCCGTTGA
- a CDS encoding family 10 glycosylhydrolase yields MHIVILLLMILSLTCRSLSAQTVAMPVELRGVWLTNVDSEVLDSRARIEAAMHFLAEHHFNVVYPVVWNKAMTTYRSAVMDSLFGLAIDPRYGDRDPLQELSAAAHRHGLAVIPWFEFGFSASYQENGGHLLRRKPHWAERDRDGKLLTKNGFEWMNPYHPEVQEFMLALVLEVVRNYAVDGVQGDDRLPANPSEGGYSAFTDSLYRAEHHGAPPPRDAKDPAWLRWRADKLNAFAQRLYRAVKAVKPQAIVSWAPSVYPWSYEEYLQDWPAWIRGGYADAVHPQVYRYSFADYRRTLDEMAPQKIGLTPAQQRLLHPGILMNLGDYRMPVDYLLAALAYNRQQGYAGEVFFFYEGLRRNQDELADTLRATFYRTPARLPWRAQ; encoded by the coding sequence ATGCACATTGTGATTTTGCTGCTCATGATCCTGAGCCTGACCTGCCGCTCCCTGTCCGCGCAAACCGTGGCCATGCCCGTCGAACTGCGCGGCGTCTGGCTCACCAATGTTGACAGCGAGGTGCTGGACAGCCGCGCCCGCATCGAAGCCGCGATGCATTTTCTCGCGGAGCACCATTTCAATGTCGTCTATCCGGTGGTGTGGAACAAGGCCATGACCACCTATCGCAGCGCGGTGATGGACAGTTTGTTCGGCCTGGCCATCGATCCGCGTTACGGCGATCGCGATCCGCTGCAGGAGTTGAGCGCTGCCGCCCACCGTCACGGGCTTGCCGTGATCCCGTGGTTTGAATTCGGCTTTTCTGCCTCTTATCAGGAAAACGGTGGCCATTTGCTGCGCCGCAAACCGCATTGGGCCGAGCGCGATCGCGACGGCAAACTGCTCACCAAAAACGGCTTCGAATGGATGAATCCCTATCATCCGGAAGTGCAGGAATTCATGCTGGCGCTGGTGCTGGAGGTTGTGCGCAATTATGCCGTCGATGGGGTGCAGGGCGACGACCGGCTGCCGGCCAATCCCAGCGAGGGCGGCTACTCCGCCTTCACCGACAGCCTGTATCGTGCCGAACACCACGGCGCGCCTCCCCCGCGGGATGCCAAAGACCCCGCCTGGTTGCGCTGGCGGGCGGACAAACTCAATGCCTTTGCACAGCGCCTGTATCGTGCCGTCAAAGCCGTCAAGCCGCAGGCCATCGTCTCCTGGGCACCGAGTGTTTATCCCTGGTCATACGAGGAATATCTGCAGGACTGGCCGGCCTGGATTCGCGGCGGGTATGCCGATGCGGTGCATCCTCAGGTGTATCGCTACAGCTTCGCCGACTATCGCCGCACACTGGATGAAATGGCACCGCAGAAAATCGGCCTCACTCCCGCTCAGCAACGCCTGCTCCATCCCGGCATCTTGATGAACCTCGGTGATTATCGCATGCCGGTGGACTATCTGCTGGCCGCGCTCGCCTACAACCGGCAGCAGGGGTATGCCGGCGAGGTGTTCTTCTTCTATGAGGGCTTGCGCCGCAATCAGGACGAGCTGGCGGACACTTTGCGGGCGACCTTCTATCGCACGCCGGCGCGGCTGCCCTGGCGTGCACAGTAG
- a CDS encoding glycoside hydrolase, with protein sequence MPERHATAPHTLYLIHHSHTDIGYTEFQPRIERWHVDFIRQALRILADSRARRNPHFDGFKWTCETFWPVEKFLQQAGHEEIQAFEQALQAGEIGLSASYLNLTELPDFDLLRRMIARATTYGRKIGVPVDAAMTADINGYSWGFAQALVDNGVENLFSCVHTHHGMFPVGRKQFPFWWETPHGQRVLVWNGEHYHFGNDLGVMPGAAATYLIKDEFPLSAMYGEVWPIATTRIPRYLARLRQEGYPFDFVPVMVSGLRNDNAPPSGHIITMIQRWNETHGRHIRLQMVTLGEFFQIVRRTGITLPVYRGDWPDWWSDGPASCPQYTKIFRQAQRDLRHYRQLCRRYPQVTPADCSAVEYDLTMFAEHTFQGSESVSHPWNWVPLIISARKKAFAIAAYEGIQVHLEEARRQLGAAGMRPDMPLRYRVVNPGDHAVHDIAKMLVHHFEFFERQLDQGVAVWEGSAAAPVAHQMEEVPRGVLIGVACTLAAGEEKTFEVRPVKTPAENTTSSFQLRGVEGVLDVAQTETGMQHGSHFVETPWVRISWQENSGITSWFDKQQRVELLDPRREHGAFTPVYEITPVPERSQMTNVRKLMGRNRKGVNVVRTAGRLMAVEAVSSGSVWSTAELRYALPGTSLFLVELRPHGHAPRVDVTVRINKDHLWEPENLYLALPFAPGDRPFQLWLDKAGAAVRPRLDQLPGTLTDFYSIQEGLAWVAEDYGIALATPDCNLMQLGDLRVKPRLLQGMPGLENEPMQLYAWLMTNYWETNFEAGLGGFHEFRFMVQWGPGLNHEHRALQCCRALSAGIDCFRLEAEG encoded by the coding sequence ATGCCCGAGCGCCACGCCACCGCCCCGCACACGCTGTATCTCATTCATCACTCCCACACCGACATTGGCTACACCGAATTTCAGCCGCGCATCGAACGCTGGCATGTGGATTTCATCCGCCAGGCTTTGCGCATTCTGGCGGATTCCCGGGCCCGGCGCAACCCGCATTTCGACGGCTTCAAATGGACCTGCGAGACCTTCTGGCCGGTGGAAAAGTTCCTGCAGCAGGCCGGCCATGAGGAGATTCAGGCCTTCGAGCAGGCGTTGCAAGCCGGCGAAATCGGTCTGTCGGCCAGCTATCTCAATCTGACCGAACTGCCCGATTTCGATCTCCTCCGCCGGATGATCGCACGCGCCACGACCTACGGCCGGAAAATCGGCGTGCCCGTCGATGCCGCAATGACCGCCGACATCAACGGCTACAGTTGGGGTTTCGCCCAGGCGCTGGTCGACAACGGGGTGGAAAATCTCTTCAGTTGCGTGCACACGCATCACGGCATGTTTCCCGTCGGCCGCAAGCAATTCCCCTTCTGGTGGGAAACGCCGCACGGCCAGCGCGTGCTGGTGTGGAATGGCGAACATTACCACTTTGGCAATGATCTCGGGGTGATGCCGGGTGCGGCCGCAACGTATCTCATCAAGGACGAGTTTCCGCTGTCCGCGATGTATGGCGAGGTTTGGCCCATTGCCACCACCCGCATCCCGCGCTACCTTGCCAGACTGCGGCAGGAGGGCTACCCCTTCGACTTCGTGCCGGTGATGGTCTCCGGCCTGCGCAACGACAATGCGCCTCCCAGCGGCCACATCATTACCATGATCCAGCGCTGGAACGAGACCCATGGCCGCCACATCCGGTTGCAGATGGTGACACTGGGCGAGTTCTTTCAGATCGTGCGACGCACCGGCATCACGCTGCCGGTGTATCGCGGGGACTGGCCGGATTGGTGGTCGGACGGCCCCGCAAGCTGCCCGCAGTACACCAAAATCTTCCGGCAGGCCCAGCGCGATTTGCGCCACTACCGGCAGTTGTGCCGGCGTTATCCACAGGTGACGCCGGCAGATTGCAGCGCCGTCGAATATGACCTGACCATGTTTGCCGAGCATACTTTTCAAGGATCGGAATCGGTCTCCCATCCCTGGAACTGGGTGCCGCTGATCATTTCCGCACGCAAGAAGGCCTTTGCGATTGCGGCTTACGAAGGGATACAAGTCCATCTCGAAGAGGCGCGCCGCCAGCTCGGGGCCGCGGGCATGCGGCCGGACATGCCGTTGCGTTACCGCGTCGTGAATCCTGGTGATCATGCAGTGCATGACATTGCGAAGATGCTGGTGCATCACTTCGAGTTTTTCGAGCGGCAACTCGATCAGGGCGTGGCAGTTTGGGAGGGGTCCGCCGCCGCGCCGGTGGCGCATCAGATGGAAGAAGTGCCGCGCGGCGTTCTGATCGGCGTTGCCTGCACGCTGGCGGCTGGAGAAGAGAAGACATTCGAAGTGCGGCCGGTGAAAACCCCGGCGGAAAACACGACCAGCAGCTTTCAGTTGCGGGGTGTGGAGGGCGTTCTGGACGTGGCACAAACCGAAACCGGCATGCAACACGGCAGCCACTTTGTGGAGACCCCGTGGGTGCGCATCTCCTGGCAGGAAAACAGCGGGATTACCTCCTGGTTCGACAAGCAGCAGCGCGTGGAGTTGCTCGACCCGCGGCGGGAGCACGGCGCATTCACGCCGGTTTATGAAATCACGCCGGTGCCGGAGCGCAGCCAAATGACGAACGTGCGCAAGCTCATGGGACGCAATCGCAAAGGCGTGAATGTCGTGCGCACGGCTGGCCGGCTGATGGCCGTGGAAGCCGTCAGCAGTGGCAGCGTGTGGAGCACAGCAGAATTGCGCTATGCGCTGCCGGGCACCAGTCTGTTTTTGGTCGAACTCCGGCCGCACGGGCATGCACCGCGTGTCGACGTGACGGTGCGCATCAACAAAGACCATCTCTGGGAGCCGGAAAATCTCTACCTCGCCCTGCCGTTTGCCCCCGGCGACCGGCCTTTCCAACTATGGCTCGACAAGGCCGGCGCAGCGGTCCGGCCGCGCCTGGATCAACTGCCCGGCACGCTGACGGATTTCTACAGCATCCAGGAGGGTCTGGCCTGGGTGGCGGAAGATTACGGCATTGCCCTCGCCACCCCCGATTGCAACTTGATGCAACTCGGCGATCTGCGCGTCAAACCGCGCCTGCTGCAGGGCATGCCCGGGCTGGAAAACGAGCCCATGCAGCTTTACGCCTGGTTGATGACGAATTACTGGGAAACCAATTTTGAAGCAGGGCTGGGCGGCTTTCATGAATTCCGTTTCATGGTGCAATGGGGCCCCGGGCTGAACCATGAGCACCGCGCGCTGCAATGTTGCCGCGCGTTGAGCGCCGGCATTGACTGCTTTCGCCTGGAGGCAGAGGGGTGA
- a CDS encoding sigma-70 family RNA polymerase sigma factor yields the protein MKQNLQTAAGTARQTGSGRSDDELLQAMAGREQWALAELYDRYAGVLYTLALRILGGAAPAQDVVQEAFLTAWRKAELYSQKRGSVRTWLIVLCRNLAIDHYRARMRLASRHVELEAVGERLIEPGQNPADLALALEDGRLLQQAMERLPAEQREVIELAYFRGLSQSEIAEQTQTPLGTVKTRTRQAMFKLREALQQAGRLAGQ from the coding sequence ATGAAACAAAATCTCCAAACTGCCGCAGGAACTGCACGGCAGACGGGCAGCGGTCGCTCGGATGATGAGCTGCTCCAGGCGATGGCCGGGCGTGAGCAGTGGGCGCTTGCCGAGTTGTATGATCGCTATGCCGGCGTGCTCTACACGCTGGCTCTTCGGATATTGGGGGGGGCGGCGCCGGCGCAGGATGTGGTGCAGGAGGCCTTTCTCACCGCCTGGCGCAAGGCCGAATTGTATTCACAAAAGCGCGGCAGTGTGCGCACCTGGTTGATTGTGCTGTGCCGCAATCTCGCGATCGATCACTATCGCGCCAGGATGCGCCTGGCCTCGCGCCACGTGGAGCTGGAGGCGGTGGGCGAGCGGCTGATCGAGCCGGGGCAGAACCCCGCGGACCTGGCACTCGCGCTCGAAGATGGCCGCCTGCTGCAGCAGGCGATGGAGCGTCTGCCTGCGGAGCAGCGCGAGGTTATTGAGTTGGCCTACTTCCGCGGCTTGAGCCAGTCGGAAATTGCCGAACAAACCCAAACACCGCTGGGAACAGTGAAGACCCGCACGCGCCAGGCCATGTTCAAACTGCGTGAAGCTCTCCAGCAAGCGGGACGACTGGCGGGCCAGTAG
- a CDS encoding cupin domain-containing protein, whose product MTTEQNEMLGAYALGALDEPEQKTVQDRLSGSPAALTEWARVITGLAYSLKPVAPPAALKAHVLAAIAAEAAGTTPARDRGTPPSPPGVQVWKKWSAPASRPELYLQRAQEGKWEATAVPGVEVKKLFVDQSRSYATMLVRMAPGTSYPGHRHAGFEECYVLQGDLHVGDTVLHAGDYQRAEGGSTHGIQSTQGGCLLFIVSSLEDELLP is encoded by the coding sequence ATGACAACGGAACAGAATGAAATGTTGGGTGCCTATGCCCTGGGCGCCCTCGATGAGCCGGAACAAAAGACGGTGCAAGACCGGCTCAGCGGCAGCCCGGCTGCGCTGACGGAATGGGCACGGGTCATCACCGGCCTGGCTTACAGTCTGAAGCCGGTGGCGCCACCAGCCGCCCTCAAAGCGCACGTGCTGGCGGCGATTGCCGCAGAAGCTGCCGGCACAACTCCGGCCCGCGACCGCGGCACGCCGCCGTCGCCGCCGGGTGTGCAGGTTTGGAAGAAGTGGAGTGCGCCGGCGAGCCGGCCCGAGCTTTATTTGCAGCGTGCGCAGGAGGGCAAGTGGGAGGCCACTGCCGTCCCCGGTGTCGAAGTCAAAAAACTGTTTGTGGATCAAAGCCGCAGCTATGCCACCATGCTGGTGCGCATGGCGCCCGGCACCTCTTATCCCGGCCACCGCCACGCGGGCTTCGAAGAGTGCTACGTGCTGCAGGGTGATCTGCACGTGGGGGATACGGTGTTGCATGCCGGCGATTATCAGCGCGCCGAGGGCGGATCAACGCATGGCATTCAAAGCACGCAGGGCGGATGCCTGTTGTTCATTGTCTCGTCACTGGAGGACGAGCTGCTTCCCTGA
- a CDS encoding anti-sigma factor — protein MSDEKTQALADAYVLGALEPEEIAEFDRRLAAGEVAAAEALARAQQLATALPLALPVQSPPPELKHRVLQAAAGEVPPLAATPGGATVRALPVRWFATTAGRTLALAAGLLLIAAGVTSWLLQRRAWHREITTLREEIRQKEAELAQLQLALAMHHELARALHRPRVMLVTLSPTQPNQPGKATVLFDPEAQRAYFVAHDLPSLPQEYDYQLWHIGNAGPVDGGVFNVDQSGDAVLEVRNLPSTGATLTAFAVTREPRGGSVTPTLTQMLLFGKV, from the coding sequence ATGTCTGACGAAAAAACACAAGCTCTCGCCGATGCCTACGTGCTCGGCGCCTTGGAGCCGGAGGAGATCGCAGAATTTGACCGGCGGCTCGCCGCCGGTGAGGTCGCGGCGGCAGAGGCGCTGGCACGGGCGCAACAACTGGCCACTGCGCTGCCTTTGGCCCTGCCAGTGCAGTCTCCCCCGCCAGAGTTGAAGCACCGGGTGTTGCAAGCCGCGGCCGGGGAGGTGCCCCCGCTTGCGGCCACGCCGGGCGGTGCAACCGTTCGCGCCCTGCCGGTGCGCTGGTTTGCCACCACGGCCGGGCGTACGCTCGCGCTGGCCGCGGGTCTTCTGCTGATCGCGGCAGGCGTCACCTCCTGGCTGTTGCAACGGCGGGCCTGGCACCGTGAAATCACAACCCTGCGCGAAGAGATTCGGCAAAAGGAAGCGGAACTGGCACAGTTGCAGCTCGCACTGGCAATGCATCATGAGCTGGCGCGGGCGCTGCACCGGCCGCGGGTCATGCTCGTCACCCTCAGTCCCACGCAGCCCAATCAACCGGGCAAAGCCACAGTGCTGTTTGATCCGGAGGCGCAACGCGCCTACTTCGTGGCGCACGACCTGCCGTCCCTCCCGCAAGAATATGATTACCAGCTCTGGCATATCGGCAATGCCGGGCCGGTGGATGGCGGCGTTTTCAATGTGGATCAATCCGGTGACGCCGTGCTCGAGGTTCGCAATCTGCCATCCACCGGTGCCACACTGACGGCATTTGCCGTGACGCGCGAACCGCGCGGCGGCAGCGTTACGCCCACACTCACGCAAATGCTGCTGTTCGGGAAAGTTTGA
- a CDS encoding ABC transporter permease, with amino-acid sequence MKVLFEELARFVLFCGRFFACLWRAREDWRETLRQMYEIGAKSLLLVGVSGLAIGMVLAMQTGSTLARFGGRSLLPSMIAVAVLREIGPMITALVVAGRVGAGIGAELGAMRVTEQIDAMEVAALDPFRYLVVTRMLATTLMLPLLTVYANALALFGGFLAMRVEGGISLTLYFDSAIRFLDFRTVLPALAKTAVFGFLIGAIAAFLGYHTSGGTHGVGRSAMLAVVLASLSIIVANVVLVKLTIIFFG; translated from the coding sequence ATGAAGGTGCTTTTCGAAGAGCTCGCCCGCTTCGTGTTGTTTTGCGGCCGCTTCTTCGCCTGCCTGTGGCGCGCGCGGGAAGACTGGCGTGAAACGCTGCGGCAGATGTATGAAATCGGCGCCAAATCGCTTTTGCTGGTGGGCGTGTCCGGTCTGGCCATCGGCATGGTGCTGGCGATGCAAACCGGCAGCACGCTGGCCCGCTTTGGCGGGCGCAGCCTGCTGCCCAGCATGATTGCGGTGGCGGTGCTGCGTGAGATCGGCCCGATGATCACGGCGCTGGTGGTGGCCGGCCGCGTCGGCGCCGGCATCGGCGCGGAGCTGGGCGCGATGCGGGTGACCGAGCAGATCGATGCCATGGAAGTCGCCGCACTCGATCCTTTTCGCTATCTCGTCGTGACACGCATGCTGGCCACAACTCTCATGCTGCCGTTGCTCACGGTCTATGCCAATGCCCTGGCGCTCTTCGGCGGGTTCCTGGCCATGCGGGTGGAGGGAGGCATCTCGCTCACACTTTACTTCGATTCCGCCATCCGCTTCCTGGATTTTCGCACGGTGCTGCCGGCGCTCGCCAAAACCGCGGTGTTCGGCTTTCTCATCGGCGCGATTGCCGCTTTTCTCGGATATCACACCTCCGGCGGCACGCACGGCGTGGGGCGCAGCGCCATGCTGGCGGTGGTGCTCGCCTCCCTGTCCATCATCGTCGCCAACGTGGTGCTGGTAAAACTCACCATCATCTTTTTCGGCTAG
- a CDS encoding ABC transporter ATP-binding protein, with product MITITDLHKAFGTQQVLRGVQLTVERGRMLVVLGRSGSGKSVLLKCLVGLLAPDRGSITIDGEEVVGLPPARLNALRRRMGYVFQHAALYDSMTVAENLAFHLDRQSALPAAERQRIILEKLRFVGMAEAWNKYPAELSGGMQKRVGLARALVLSPEIVLYDEPITGLDPMTAAEIDELAIRLNRETGVTSIAITHSLESARRTADVIAVLDGGRIVATGTFHELCDSTHPFVKQYFAHARMG from the coding sequence ATGATCACCATCACCGATTTACACAAAGCCTTTGGCACGCAACAGGTCTTGCGCGGGGTGCAGCTCACGGTCGAACGCGGCCGGATGCTGGTGGTGCTCGGCCGCAGCGGCAGTGGCAAAAGCGTGCTGCTGAAATGTCTGGTGGGCCTGCTGGCGCCGGATCGGGGCAGCATCACAATCGATGGCGAGGAAGTCGTGGGGCTGCCACCGGCCAGGCTCAATGCCCTGCGCCGGCGCATGGGCTATGTTTTCCAACATGCCGCGCTTTACGATTCCATGACCGTGGCTGAGAATCTGGCCTTTCATCTCGACCGGCAGTCGGCACTGCCGGCGGCGGAACGGCAGCGCATTATTTTGGAGAAGCTGCGTTTTGTCGGCATGGCGGAGGCCTGGAACAAGTATCCCGCCGAGCTTTCCGGCGGCATGCAGAAGCGTGTGGGCCTGGCGCGCGCGCTGGTGCTCTCCCCGGAAATCGTGCTGTATGATGAGCCGATCACCGGCCTGGATCCCATGACTGCGGCCGAGATCGATGAACTGGCGATTCGCCTGAACCGGGAAACCGGGGTCACGTCGATTGCCATCACGCACAGCCTGGAAAGCGCCCGCCGCACCGCGGATGTGATTGCCGTGCTCGACGGCGGCCGCATTGTTGCCACCGGCACGTTCCACGAGCTGTGTGACAGCACCCATCCCTTCGTCAAACAATACTTCGCGCATGCCCGCATGGGGTGA
- a CDS encoding MlaD family protein: MKSNKLFWLGLFSFGGLVLLVWGLFLLGTKKKIFEQTFHLHSPFETVAGLREGSPVRLSGIDIGVVETIALPARPGGKVLVTMRLDQAAQHLIRRDAYAVIETEGLVGNKIVAIKGGSLQLAHVADEDSIRSRSPIDLSAILHSFDETARYMRLVTASLDGITSKIRSGEGTIGKLVYDEEFYQNLISMTERSDSTFAAAFAETRRLGNLLTKVSASVDSVIKRVERGQGTLGALVYKDDLYQLTHATVSATGDSLQTLLHDMRRGRGLLGRIISDETLAAELDSSVRNLARLHDELMELSRLARAGAFSFAENMEALKHNWLFKGYFERRGFWNRAEFEKDYADRLRELSERETRLNEYEKTLNLQFRQVQELHQQVQRRLQLVEQLEKKMRPPEPQAEQQKPQEPPPQPRQP; encoded by the coding sequence ATGAAAAGCAACAAACTCTTCTGGCTGGGGCTGTTTTCTTTTGGCGGACTTGTCCTGCTGGTGTGGGGCCTGTTTCTGCTGGGCACGAAGAAGAAAATTTTCGAGCAAACCTTTCATTTGCACTCACCCTTTGAAACTGTCGCCGGCCTGCGCGAAGGCTCGCCGGTGCGCCTCTCCGGCATCGACATCGGGGTGGTGGAAACCATCGCCCTGCCGGCCCGGCCCGGCGGCAAAGTGCTGGTGACCATGCGGCTGGATCAGGCGGCGCAGCATCTCATCCGCCGGGATGCCTACGCCGTCATCGAAACCGAAGGCCTGGTCGGCAACAAAATCGTCGCGATCAAGGGCGGCTCGCTGCAACTGGCGCACGTCGCGGACGAAGATTCCATCCGCAGCCGCAGCCCGATCGATCTCTCCGCCATTCTCCACAGCTTCGATGAAACCGCGCGCTACATGCGGCTGGTTACTGCCAGCCTGGACGGCATTACCTCCAAAATTCGCAGCGGCGAAGGCACCATCGGCAAGCTGGTCTACGATGAAGAATTCTACCAAAATTTGATTTCGATGACCGAGCGCAGCGACTCGACATTTGCCGCCGCCTTTGCCGAGACCCGCCGGCTGGGCAATCTGCTCACCAAAGTTTCCGCCTCGGTGGATTCCGTGATCAAGCGCGTGGAGCGCGGGCAGGGCACGCTGGGCGCGCTGGTTTACAAGGATGATCTCTACCAGCTCACCCATGCCACGGTCAGCGCCACCGGGGATTCCCTGCAAACCCTGTTGCACGACATGCGGCGCGGCCGCGGCCTGCTGGGCAGGATCATCTCCGATGAAACCCTCGCCGCCGAACTCGACAGCTCGGTGCGCAATCTCGCACGGTTGCACGATGAGCTGATGGAACTCAGCCGTCTCGCCCGCGCCGGCGCCTTCAGTTTCGCGGAAAACATGGAGGCGCTCAAACACAACTGGCTGTTCAAAGGCTATTTCGAACGCCGCGGCTTTTGGAACCGCGCCGAATTCGAAAAGGATTATGCCGACCGCCTGCGCGAGCTGTCCGAGCGCGAAACCCGCCTTAATGAATATGAAAAGACCCTGAACCTGCAGTTTCGCCAGGTGCAGGAGCTGCACCAGCAAGTGCAACGGCGTTTGCAGCTCGTGGAACAGTTGGAGAAAAAAATGCGCCCGCCCGAACCGCAGGCAGAACAACAGAAGCCGCAGGAGCCGCCGCCGCAACCACGCCAGCCTTGA